One Setaria viridis chromosome 5, Setaria_viridis_v4.0, whole genome shotgun sequence genomic region harbors:
- the LOC117857193 gene encoding uncharacterized protein isoform X1, translating into MNQDEEPRPSCNCKKTTCLKRYCQCFQGEFFCSSACNCKGCWNREDRRTFVEEHAELRLNTKPGVLSKDIAVTGEKRSHVKGCTCNKSGCKKNYCECFKKKVACTTRCKCQGCENSHGTGGKGLQENGDPGGPSGNPNEAPDGGDGSPGVSNESAVVTDEDLPGPTEAGVAENVAAIANPKFSGTNIHEVGWHSLPPEWSLQGVLLHDNANSTLQGP; encoded by the exons ATGAATCAAGATGAAGAGCCGAGGCCGAGTTGCAACTGCAAGAAGACCACCTGCCTCAAGCG CTACTGCCAGTGCTTCCAGGGTGAGTTTTTCTGCTCTTccgcctgcaactgcaagggcTGCTGGAACAGGGAGGACAGGAGAACCTTCGTGGAGGAGCACGCCGAGTTGAGGCTCAACACGAAGCCCGGCGTGTTGTCGAAAGACATCGCAGTGACGGGAGAGAAGAGGTCGCATGTCAAGGGCTGCACCTGCAACAAGTCCGGATGCAAGAAAAACTACTGCGAGTGCTTCAAG AAGAAAGTTGCGTGCACCACGAGATGCAAGTGCCAAGGGTGTGAGAACAGTCACGGGACAGGAGGGAAAGGGCTTCAGGAGAACGGTGATCCGGGCGGACCATCTGGAAATCCTAATGAAGCGCCTGATGGCGGTGATGGATCACCTGGCGTTTCTAATGAATCCGCGGTAGTGACAGACGAGGACTTGCCAGGTCCAACGGAAGCAGGTGTGGCGGAAAACGTTGCAGCCATTGCCAACCCTAAGTTTTCTGGCACGAATATTCATGAAGTGGG GTGGCATTCACTTCCACCAGAATGGTCTCTACAGGGTGTTCTGCTACATGATAACGCAAACTCCACATTGCAGGGTCCCTAG
- the LOC117857193 gene encoding uncharacterized protein isoform X2 — MNQDEEPRPSCNCKKTTCLKRYCQCFQGEFFCSSACNCKGCWNREDRRTFVEEHAELRLNTKPGVLSKDIAVTGEKRSHVKGCTCNKSGCKKNYCECFKKVACTTRCKCQGCENSHGTGGKGLQENGDPGGPSGNPNEAPDGGDGSPGVSNESAVVTDEDLPGPTEAGVAENVAAIANPKFSGTNIHEVGWHSLPPEWSLQGVLLHDNANSTLQGP, encoded by the exons ATGAATCAAGATGAAGAGCCGAGGCCGAGTTGCAACTGCAAGAAGACCACCTGCCTCAAGCG CTACTGCCAGTGCTTCCAGGGTGAGTTTTTCTGCTCTTccgcctgcaactgcaagggcTGCTGGAACAGGGAGGACAGGAGAACCTTCGTGGAGGAGCACGCCGAGTTGAGGCTCAACACGAAGCCCGGCGTGTTGTCGAAAGACATCGCAGTGACGGGAGAGAAGAGGTCGCATGTCAAGGGCTGCACCTGCAACAAGTCCGGATGCAAGAAAAACTACTGCGAGTGCTTCAAG AAAGTTGCGTGCACCACGAGATGCAAGTGCCAAGGGTGTGAGAACAGTCACGGGACAGGAGGGAAAGGGCTTCAGGAGAACGGTGATCCGGGCGGACCATCTGGAAATCCTAATGAAGCGCCTGATGGCGGTGATGGATCACCTGGCGTTTCTAATGAATCCGCGGTAGTGACAGACGAGGACTTGCCAGGTCCAACGGAAGCAGGTGTGGCGGAAAACGTTGCAGCCATTGCCAACCCTAAGTTTTCTGGCACGAATATTCATGAAGTGGG GTGGCATTCACTTCCACCAGAATGGTCTCTACAGGGTGTTCTGCTACATGATAACGCAAACTCCACATTGCAGGGTCCCTAG
- the LOC117857192 gene encoding uncharacterized protein: protein MSYGGSSSGGRGGRRLEYGRTYVVRPKGRHQATIVWLHGLGDNGASWSQLLDSLPLPNIKWICPTAPTRPVAAFGGFPCTAWFDVEETSLDGRDDIEGLDASAAHVANLLSSEPSDVRLGIGGFSMGAATALHSAACYAHGRFTNGIAYPISLSVVVGLSGWLPCSRTLRTKIESSQTALRKAAALPILLNHGRADEVVTYRNGERSAEILRSSGFQYTYFKAYNGLGHYTIPEEMDDVSKWLSSRLGLDRPRG from the exons ATGAGCTACGGCGGCAGCTCTTCTG gtgggcgcggcgggcggcggctggagtATGGCAGGACGTACGTGGTGAGGCCCAAGGGGAGGCACCAGGCCACCATTGTGTGGCTCCATGGCCTCGGCGACAATGGTGCAAG CTGGTCCCAGCTCCTGGATTCTCTTCCACTGCCCAAT ATCAAATGGATCTGCCCTACTGCACCAACACGGCCTGTCGCAGCTTTCGGTGGATTCCCTTGCACTGCAT GGTTTGATGTGGAGGAGACTTCATTGGATGGCCGTGATGATATTGAAGGACTTGATGCTTCAGCAGCGCATGTCGCAAACCTACTGTCCTCCGAGCCATCTGATG TGAGGCTTGGAATAGGAGGATTCAGCATGGGTGCTGCCACTGCCCTTCACTCTGCTGCATGCTATGCTCATGGGAGATTCACAAATGGCATTGCCTATCCGATAAGCCTGAGTGTCGTCGTTGGTTTAAGTGGCTGGCTTCCTTGCTCAAG GACCCTGAGGACCAAGATTGAGAGCTCACAGACTGCTCTTAGAAAAGCTGCTGCCTTGCCGATCCTGCTCAACCATGGAAGAG CCGATGAGGTTGTCACCTACAGGAACGGTGAGAGGTCAGCTGAGATTCTGAGATCCTCAGGGTTCCAGTATACGTATTTCAAAGCCTACAATGG ACTTGGTCACTATACGATCCCTGAAGAGATGGACGATGTCAGCAAGTGGCTCAGCTCAAGGTTGGGGCTTGACCGACCTCGCGGCTAA